Proteins from a genomic interval of bacterium YEK0313:
- the cydD gene encoding ATP-binding/permease protein CydD, translated as MPSAPWRRARRPRQAALAALAAGSPLDSRRPASGLAASVVAEQADAVLAYLSKFQPARLRATVVPLVILAVVLPLSWAAALVLVVAAPLIPLFMALIGWRAKAASEAQLAELGGMNAFLLDRLRGLATLRGLGAVDLTAHRLRANAETLRQRTMAVLRIAFLSSAVLELFAALGVAMVAVYVGFHLLGQLPFGAWGGSLDLGRGLFILLLAPAFFEPLRELSAVWHDRAAGLAALAALDELGGGRLRLPDAAEAPATLPRRPGPPEIAVRGLGFGHAGGRGATLAGFDLTVAPGERVALLGPSGSGKSTLLALIAGLAPIEAGSVAIGGTPLTSTSAAALRRRIAWIGQKPHIFAGSLRANVALGRSGIGPGEIAAALSAVTLGGLAASRGGTPIGEGGSGLSGGETLRLALARAAADPAADLVLADEPTAHLDMTTAAAVADGLLAIAAGRTVIVATHDPVLAARMDRIVRLEALP; from the coding sequence ATGCCGTCGGCGCCATGGCGAAGGGCGCGGCGGCCTCGGCAGGCCGCGCTCGCGGCGCTCGCCGCCGGCTCGCCGCTCGACAGCCGCCGCCCCGCCTCGGGCCTTGCGGCAAGCGTCGTCGCCGAACAGGCCGACGCGGTTCTTGCCTATCTCTCGAAATTCCAGCCGGCACGGCTGCGCGCGACCGTCGTGCCGCTGGTCATCCTGGCGGTCGTCCTGCCGCTGTCCTGGGCGGCCGCCCTGGTGCTCGTCGTCGCCGCACCGCTGATCCCGCTCTTCATGGCCTTGATCGGCTGGCGCGCCAAGGCGGCGAGCGAGGCGCAGCTCGCCGAGCTCGGCGGCATGAACGCCTTCCTGCTCGACCGGCTGCGCGGGCTCGCCACCCTCAGGGGGCTCGGCGCCGTCGACCTGACCGCGCATCGGCTGCGCGCCAATGCCGAGACCCTGCGCCAGCGCACCATGGCGGTGCTGCGCATCGCCTTTCTCTCCTCGGCGGTGCTCGAACTGTTCGCGGCGCTGGGCGTCGCCATGGTCGCCGTCTATGTTGGCTTCCATCTCCTCGGGCAACTGCCGTTCGGTGCCTGGGGCGGCTCGCTCGACCTCGGCCGCGGCCTGTTCATCCTGCTGCTGGCGCCGGCCTTTTTCGAGCCGCTGCGCGAATTGTCCGCGGTCTGGCACGACCGCGCCGCCGGGCTGGCGGCGCTCGCCGCGCTCGACGAGCTGGGCGGTGGCCGGCTGCGGCTGCCCGACGCGGCCGAGGCGCCCGCCACACTACCGCGCCGGCCCGGCCCGCCCGAGATTGCCGTGCGCGGCCTCGGTTTCGGCCATGCCGGCGGCCGCGGCGCAACGCTCGCGGGTTTCGACCTGACCGTCGCGCCGGGAGAGCGCGTGGCGCTGCTCGGCCCGAGCGGCTCCGGCAAGTCGACGCTGCTCGCGCTGATCGCCGGCCTCGCGCCGATCGAAGCCGGCAGCGTCGCCATCGGCGGCACGCCGCTGACCTCGACCTCGGCCGCGGCGCTGCGCCGGCGCATCGCCTGGATCGGCCAGAAGCCGCATATCTTTGCCGGCTCGCTCAGGGCCAATGTCGCGCTCGGCCGGTCCGGCATCGGGCCCGGCGAGATCGCCGCGGCGCTAAGCGCGGTGACGCTCGGTGGCCTGGCGGCGAGCCGCGGCGGCACCCCGATCGGCGAGGGCGGCAGCGGCCTGTCGGGCGGCGAGACGCTGCGGCTTGCTCTTGCCCGTGCGGCCGCCGATCCGGCTGCCGATCTCGTCCTTGCCGACGAGCCGACGGCCCATCTCGACATGACGACGGCGGCCGCGGTCGCCGACGGCCTGCTGGCCATCGCCGCAGGACGGACCGTCATCGTCGCGACGCACGACCCGGTCCTGGCGGCCCGCATGGATCGCATCGTCCGGCT